One part of the Rutidosis leptorrhynchoides isolate AG116_Rl617_1_P2 chromosome 1, CSIRO_AGI_Rlap_v1, whole genome shotgun sequence genome encodes these proteins:
- the LOC139853899 gene encoding uncharacterized protein, which produces MGNNYFLAIRGKWLRSGKESVIVNIYGPYSDSGKKELWKLLEDTISSVDTACLLCGDFNKVRTHSDRLNFIFNKTRAKRFNEFIARNNLVEIPINGRRYTRISDGRKFSKLDSFLANDKFLNLWEDLSIVALDRKELDHCLLVLRDKLVDFGPKPFKIFNEWVTREGVVEQPQSKKGV; this is translated from the coding sequence ATGGGGAATAATTACTTTTTAGCTATTAGAGGTAAGTGGCTTAGATCCGGGAAGGAATCGGTAATTGTGAATATTTACGGACCTTATAGTGATTCGGGTAAGAAGGAACTGTGGAAATTGTTAGAAGACACCATTAGTAGTGTGGATACGGCTTGTCTATTATGTGGTGACTTTAACAAAGTAAGAACTCACTCGGATAGGCTCAATTTCATTTTCAATAAGACTCGTGCCAAGAGATTCAATGAATTTATTGCACGAAATAACTTAGTTGAGATTCCAATCAATGGTAGAAGATATACTCGTATTAGTGATGGAAGGAAATTTAGCAAGTTGGACAGCTTCTTAGCCAATGATAAATTTCTAAATCTTTGGGAGGATCTTTCAATTGTTGCATTGGATAGAAAAGAATTGGATCACTGCCTATTAGTTCTTAGGGACAAATTAGTCGACTTTGGGCCGAAACCCTTCAAAATTTTTAACGAGTGGGTTACTAGAGAAGGTGTTGTTGAG
- the LOC139853907 gene encoding uncharacterized protein, whose translation MARRCSDSMDISFSASMCKTVQDGSSTAFWTELWLGYSNLCQKFPRLFKLESSSGSATATFDWVRVPNGRTKTELDSLVDLLAGYTSDSNNTDVWRWTLASNGRFTVKKLSVLIDEHILGSHFSSQETLRNNLVPKKLEIFAWRVRKKRIPVRTELDKRGIHLHSVRCPLCDDDVESVDHSLIFCTHAIEVWNRVFGWWGIGNFTNFSIDEILSGKASGHMSSLGAKVWQAIGCVSVYFFLEKSQQQGFSRKIADRSDDFK comes from the exons ATGGCAAGAAGGTGTAGTGATAGCATGGACATTTCTTTCTCGGCTTCGATGTGTAAAACTGTGCAGGATGGTTCCTCTACGGCATTTTGGACAGAATTATGGCTGGGATACAGCAACTTATGTCAAAAATTTCCTAGGCTATTCAAGCTTGAAAG CAGCTCGGGATCGGCCACAGCAACTTTCGATTGGGTCAGGGTACCAAATGGGCGTACGAAAACTGAACTAGACTCACTTGTTGATTTGTTAGCGGGTTACACATCCGACAGCAACAACACGGATGTATGGAGGTGGACTCTTGCATCAAACGGGCGATTTACAGTCAAGAAGCTTTCGGTACTCATCGACGAACATATTTTAGGAAGTCATTTCTCTTCACAAGAAACATTAAGAAATAATCTCGTTCCAAAAAAACTGGAAATTTTCGCTTGGCGGGTTCGTAAAAAAAGGATTCCGGTTCGTACAGAGTTAGACAAGAGGGGTATCCACTTGCACTCCGTTAGATGCCCCTTGTGTGACGATGACGTGGAATCGGTGGACCACTCTTTAATTTTTTGTACTCACGCCATTGAGGTTTGGAATCGAGTTTTTGGGTGGTGGGGGATCGGCAACTTCACAAACTTTAGTATTGACGAAATCCTATCGGGTAAGGCTTCGGGTCACATGTCTTCACTTGGCGCAAAAGTTTGGCAAGCAATAGGATGTGTTAGTGTgtatttttttttggaaaaatcGCAACAACAAGGTTTTTCAAGGAAAATCGCGGACCGCTCCGATGACTTTAAATGA